The following proteins are encoded in a genomic region of Sesamum indicum cultivar Zhongzhi No. 13 linkage group LG8, S_indicum_v1.0, whole genome shotgun sequence:
- the LOC105169687 gene encoding kinesin-like protein KIN-7D, mitochondrial isoform X1, which yields MAASSSRGRSSSPFHYRKPSSPYSSTSSSSSMMNGRLMPRSCSSSTTSFHGGGGGGYASRSTTPSRNRGDYPLSRTPVSYPSVEDQLVGEPVDDAPRSGDSISVTIRFRPLSEREYQRGDEIAWYADGDKIVRNEYNPMTAYAFDRVFGPNTNTEEVYEVAARPVVKAAMDGINGTVFAYGVTSSGKTHTMHGDQNAPGIIPLAIKDVFSIIQDTPGREFLLRVSYLEIYNEVINDLLDPTGQNLRVREDAQGTYVEGIKEEVVLSPGHALSFIAAGEEHRHVGSNNFNLFSSRSHTIFTLMIESSAHGDEYDGVIFSQLNLIDLAGSESSKTETTGLRRKEGSYINKSLLTLGTVIGKLSEGKASHVPYRDSKLTRLLQSSLSGHGHVSLICTITPASSNLEETHNTLKFASRAKRVEIYASRNTIIDEKSLIKKYQREISSLREELDQFKRGMLVGVNHEEIMVLRQQLEEGQVKMQSRLEEEEEAKAALMSRIQRLTKLILVSSKNTIPGYLGDMPSHQRSHSASEDDKLDVLRDGSLKLDGENQKDSSSSALTIPSDAYHFKHRRSSSKWNDDISQAGSTITETTQVGELISGSSCASKLPIDEVTMSDHMDLLVEQVKMLAGEIAFGTSTLKRLVEQSMNDPESSKTQIENLEREIQEKRKQMRVLEQRIVESGEASVANASIVEMQQTIMKLKAQCSEKGFELEIKSADNRVLQEQLQNKCTENKELAEKIILLEHKLASNSGDNKPPLSENLVPDECTDELRKKIQSQEIENEKLKLEHVQILEENSGLRVQNQKLSEEASYAKELASAAAVELKNLAGEVTKLSLQNAKLEKEVQAARELSSRSSSTRTSNGGNRKHNDFQITNRRGRISGRGNDPSVMVNDDFDSWDLDPDDLKMELQARKQREAALEAALAEKEILEDEYRKKFEEAKKREAALENDLANMWVLVARLKKEGSVVQEAKVSGRQNEDMDQMSDLKVDDVDCKDSILQDRPDQDNSTPASAVPKEEPLVVRLKARMQEMKEKELRYTGNGDANSHVCKVCFELPTAAMLLPCRHFCLCKSCSLACSECPICRTKITDRIFAFT from the exons ATGGCGGCCTCATCTTCTAGAGGAAGAAGCAGCTCACCGTTTCATTATCGAAAACCTTCGAGTCCGTACTCTTCTACGTCTTCTTCATCGTCGATGATGAACGGTCGGTTAATGCCGCGTTCGTGCTCCTCTTCTACGACATCGTTTCAcggcggtggtggtggcggTTACGCCTCTAGATCCACGACTCCCAGCCGGAATAGAGGCGATTATCCTCTGAGCCGGACGCCGGTGAGTTATCCGTCGGTGGAAGACCAGCTGGTTGGGGAACCGGTAGATGATGCTCCGAGATCGGGGGACAGCATTTCCGTGACAATTAGATTTCGGCCTTTGAG TGAAAGGGAATATCAGAGAGGAGATGAAATCGCCTGGTATGCAGATGGTGACAAAATTGTGCGAAATGAGTATAATCCCATGACTGCCTATGCATTTG ATAGAGTGTTTGGGCCTAATACAAATACCGAAGAAGTGTATGAAGTAGCTGCTCGACCTGTAGTTAAGGCTGCAATGGACGGTATAAATG GAACTGTATTTGCTTATGGTGTTACTAGTAGTGGAAAGACGCACACTATGCAT GGAGATCAAAACGCTCCTGGCATCATACCATTGGCTATTAAAGATGTCTTCAGCATCATCCAAGAT ACTCCAGGTCGTGAATTCTTACTTCGAGTGTCATATCTTGAGATATACAATGAG GTGATTAACGACTTGCTGGATCCAACTGGACAGAATTTGCGTGTTAGAGAGGATGCACAG GGAACTTATGTTGAGGGTATAAAGGAAGAAGTTGTCTTGTCCCCTGGACATGCTCTTTCATTTATTGCTGCAGGAGAAG AGCATCGTCATGTcggatcaaataattttaacctCTTCAGCAGCCGTAGTCATACAATATTCACTTTG ATGATTGAAAGTAGTGCACATGGAGACGAATATGATGGTGTTATATTCTCACAGTTG AACTTAATCGATTTGGCTGGATCTGAAAGCTCAAAAACTGAAACAACTGGGTTAAGGAGAAAGGAAGGATCCTATATCAATAAAAGTCTTCTAACACTTGGAACT GTGATCGGAAAACTTAGTGAGGGAAAGGCATCACATGTTCCTTATCGGGATTCAAAGCTTACCCGTCTTCTACAATCTTCACTGAGTGGACATGGACATGTTTCA CTTATATGTACGATCACTCCAGCATCTAGTAATTTGGAGGAAACCCATAATACACTGAAGTTTGCCAGCAGGGCAAAGCGTGTCGAAATCTATGCCTCACGTAATACG ataattgatgaaaaatcGTTGATCAAGAAGTATCAACGAGAAATATCAAGTCTCAGAGAAGAACTTGATCAATTTAAAAGGGGAATGCTTGTTGGTGTAAACCACGAAGAAATTATGGTCTTAAGGCAGCAG TTGGAAGAAGGACAAGTCAAAATGCAGTCAAGgttggaggaggaagaagaagctAAAGCAGCTCTTATGAGCAGAATTCAAAGGCTAACGAAATTAATACTTGTTTCTTCAAAAAACACAATACCAGGATACTTGGGTGATATGCCCTCTCATCAAAGGAGTCATTCTGCTTCTGAAGATGAT AAGTTGGATGTTCTGCGTGATGGTTCTCTAAAACTTGATGGCGAGAATCAAAAAGATTCTTCATCTTCTGCTTTAACTATTCCATCAGATGCTTATCATTTTAAACATAGAAGATCATCCAGCAAGTGGAATGATGATATTTCACAAGCTGGCAGTACTATAACTGAAACAACTCAAGTGGGTGAACTTATTAGTGGTTCTTCCTGTGCATCAAAACTGCCTATA GATGAGGTAACCATGTCAGATCATATGGACCTGCTTGTTGAGCAAGTCAAGATGCTTGCTGGAGAGATTGCGTTTGGCACCAGTACCTTAAAGCGTTTGGTAGAGCAGTCCATGAATGATCCTGAAAGCTCAAAGACCCAG ATTGAGAACTTGGAACGTGAAATCCAAGAAAAGCGAAAGCAGATGAGAGTATTGGAACAGCGTATAGTTGAAAGTGGTGAAGCTTCAGTTGCTAATGCATCTATTGTTGAAATGCAGCAG ACAATCATGAAGCTGAAGGCACAATGTAGTGAGAAGGGCTTTGAGCTTgag ATCAAATCAGCAGACAACCGTGTGCTTCAGGAACAGCTGCAAAACAAG TGCACAGAGAACAAGGAATTGGCAGAGAAAATTATCCTCCTGGAACATAAACTTGCCTCAAATTCTGGTGACAATAAACCGCCCCTTTCTGAAAATTTGGTGCCTGATGAATGTACAGACGAGTTAAGGAAGAAAATTCAGTCACAG GAAATTGAGAATGAGAAACTAAAGCTAGAACATGTTCAGATTCTAGAGGAGAACAGTGGATTACGTGTACAGAATCAGAAACTATCTGAGGAAGCATCTTATGCCAAGGAACTAGCATCTGCTGCTGCAGTTGAGTTGAAGAATTTAGCTGGCGAAGTTACCAAGCTGTCATTACAGAATgctaaattagaaaaagaagtACAGGCTGCTCGTGAGTTAAGCTCTAGAAGTTCCAGTACTCGTACCAGCAATGGTGGTAACCGTAAGCACAATGATTTTCAGATCACTAACCGTAGAGGTCGGATTTCTGGCAGAGGCAATGACCCCTCTGTAATGGTTAATGATGACTTTGATTCATGGGATCTGGACCCTGATGATCTAAAAATGGAGTTGCAAGCAAGGAAGCAACGGGAGGCAGCTCTTGAGGCAGCCTTGGCTGAGAAGGAAATTTTAGAGGATGAGTACAGGAAAAAGTTTGAAGAGGCAAAGAAGAGAGAGGCAGCTCTAGAAAATGATCTGGCAAACATGTGGGTGCTGGTGGCCCGTCTAAAGAAAGAGGGAAGCGTTGTGCAAGAAGCTAAGGTTAGTGGCAGGCAGAATGAAGATATGGACCAGATGAGTGATC
- the LOC105169689 gene encoding uncharacterized protein LOC105169689, producing MVASLYSPTCSLLLRLPIFQKHTSDQYNARKLVSRSSISNALDKSERRPASLRAGKVNMDVDLEVEQRLYLGLDFGTSGARYALIDKEGKIRAEGKREYPLYMSEETIDWVKSWRSTLFGLLEDIPVSFRPAVASISIDGTSATTMIVDSKTGESLCKPLLYNQSCPEALPIVKAIAPANHTVCSGSSTLCKLVSWWSSSDAPNISAVLLHQADWLLWLLHGKLGVSDYNNALKVGYDPEVESYPPWLLSQPYSSLLPRVQAPGTTIGSIKESIRTQFGFPEDCVICTGTTDSIAAFLAARANQPGKAVTSLGSTLAIKLLSTKRVEDARFGVYSHRLDDKWLVGGASNTGGAVLRQIFTDDQLEKLSQQINPAETSPLDYYPLQDVGERFPVADPKMEPRLHPRPESDVEYLHGILESIARIEANGYNLLKELGATPVEEVFTAGGGSKNEKWIKIRERVLGLPVHKALQTEAAYGAALLAMKGAFAQ from the exons ATGGTGGCCTCACTTTACAGTCCCACATGCTCGTTGCTTCTCCGTCTGCCTATCTTCCAAAAACATACTA GTGATCAATATAATGCAAGGAAATTGGTTTCAAGATCTTCAATCTCTAATGCACTTGATAAATCAGAACGAAGACCCGCTAGTTTGAGAGCTGGTAAAGTCAATATGGATGTTGATCTTGAAGTAGAGCAACGACTGTATCTGGGACTGGACTTTGGTACATCCGGTGCACGTTATGCTTTGATTGACAAGGAAGGAAAGATAAGAGCCGAGGGGAAGAGAGAGTACCCTTTGTATATG AGTGAAGAAACAATAGATTGGGTCAAATCTTGGAGATCGACACTTTTCGGACTCTTGGAAGATATTCCAGTTAGTTTTCGTCCAGCTGTTGCTTCCATTTCAATTGATGGTACTTCTGCAACAACAATGATTGTTGATAG CAAAACAGGTGAATCGTTGTGTAAACCTCTCCTCTACAATCAGAGTTGTCCAGAGGCTCTGCCGATAGTGAAGGCAATTGCTCCTGCTAATCACACAGTTTGCTCTGGATCTTCTACACTCTGCAAACTTGTCTCTTGGTGGAGTTCTTCTGATGCACCTAACATTTCAGCTGTGTTATTGCATCAAGCCGACTGGTTGTTGTGGCTTCTACATGGCAAGCTTGGAGTGTCTGATTACAACAATGCTTTGAAG GTTGGTTATGATCCTGAAGTAGAGTCATACCCTCCATGGCTGCTTTCTCAGCCGTATTCTAGTCTTTTACCTCGTGTACAAGCTCCTGGGACCACAATTGGCTCAATAAAAGAAAGCATCAGAACACAATTTG GTTTCCCAGAGGATTGTGTTATTTGTACAGGAACCACTGATAGTATAGCAGCCTTTCTTGCAGCACGTGCCAATCAACCTGGAAAAGCG GTCACATCCTTGGGTTCAACACTAGCTATCAAACTACTGAGCACTAAGAGAGTAGAAGATGCACGTTTTGGGGTGTATAGCCATAGACTTGACGACAAATGGCTCGTTGGAGGAGCTTCAAACACAGGAGGAGCTGTTCTAAGACAAATTTTTACAGATGATCAGTTGGAGAAACTGAGCCAGCAGATAAATCCAGCAGAAACCTCTCCCCTTGACTATTATCCTCTGCAAGACGTTGGGGAAAGATTTCCTGTCGCGGACCCAAAAATGGAACCCAG ATTGCATCCTCGGCCAGAAAGTGATGTTGAATACTTACATGGTATTCTAGAGTCCATTGCTCGCATTGAG GCAAACGGGTACAACTTGTTAAAGGAATTAGGAGCAACCCCAGTTGAAGAAGTGTTTACTGCCGGTGGCGGCTCAAAAAATGAGAAGTGGATTAAGATACGGGAGAGAGTGCTCGGTTTGCCTGTACACAAGGCGCTTCAGACTGAAGCTGCTTATGGAGCTGCATTATTAGCGATGAAGGGTGCTTTTGCACAATAA
- the LOC105169690 gene encoding uncharacterized protein LOC105169690, with amino-acid sequence MAALASSSPHLILHRFILRRPTPPFIHSVLTSRVRQLCLPLRTTLCFNSSRVSSRSLFSSLAPPCSLSQQLENDFALFENEQIESVRETDTITAAVASTDGLKNSNLGVNKTPLPSLTVKEKKELASYAHSLGKKLKSQQVGKSGVTDTVVTALIETLEANELLKLKVHGTCPGELEDVVKQLEETTGSVVVSQIGRTVILYRPSLTKLKAEEKKKQAQRLYLKRQTVAAQSPQSERPGQGPRRQYGRRRGSSRY; translated from the exons ATGGCTGCACTAGCTTCCTCCTCCCCGCACCTGATATTACACCGTTTTATCCTTCGCCGACCCACCCCTCCGTTTATCCATTCAGTATTAACTTCCCGAGTCAGACAATTATGCCTTCCCCTCAGAACCACGCTGTGTTTCAACTCCTCTCGCGTCTCCAGTCGCTCCCTCTTCTCGTCTTTGGCTCCTCCGTGCTCTCTGTCGCAGCAACTGGAAAACGACTTTGCTTTGTTCGAGAATGAGCAAATCGAATCAGTACGGGAAACTGATACGATAACTGCTGCTGTCGCTAGCACCGATGGTTTGAAGAATTCAAATCTGGGGGTTAATAAAACCCCGCTGCCGAGTCTTACTGTAAAGGAGAAGAAGGAGTTGGCTTCGTATGCTCATAGTTTGGGGAAAAAGCTAAAGTCACAGCAGGTTGGAAAATCGGGTGTTACTGACACAGTTGTTACGGCGTTGATTGAAACGCTTGAAGCGAATGAGCTTCTCAAG CTGAAAGTACATGGAACTTGTCCTGGAGAGTTAGAAGACGTGGTGAAGCAATTAGAGGAAACCACTGGTTCTGTTGTAGTAAGTCAAATTGGAAGAACCGTGATTCTTTACAGGCCCAGCCTGACCAAGCTAAAAgcagaagagaaaaagaaacaggCTCAAAGACTTTATTTGAAAAGGCAAACAGTGGCAGCACAATCGCCTCAG AGTGAAAGGCCAGGACAAGGACCTAGAAGACAATACGGTCGCCGACGAGGGAGTAGCAGATATTGA
- the LOC105169692 gene encoding protein DETOXIFICATION 46, chloroplastic isoform X2 produces MILKTPIHHSYHPSLRTPNREFSRRSCLYRPTLRTLKLKSNTIFISNCISPSDEVTGSIAQISAIEEEKEENTAVVGKTHFFEETSEQSREEFSENESLWSQMVEIAKFSGPAVGLWTCGPLMSLIDTAVIGQGSSIELAALGPGTVFCDNTSYVFMFLSIATSNLVATSLARQDKNEVQHQISILLFIGLACGFLMLFFTRCYGPWALTAFAGANNAEIITAANTYVQIRGLAWPAILIGWVAQSASLGMKDSWGPLKALAVASAINGIGDIVLCRFLGYGIAGAAWATMVSQVVAAYMMIKALNSKGYNGFAISVPSRNELLQILLLAAPVFVTMMSKVAFYSLLVYFATSMGTKTIAAHQVMIQVYCMCTVWGEPLSQTAQSFMPELIYGTNQNLAKARTMLKSLVIIGALSGLILGFIGTSVPWLFPKLFSPDPEVIQEAGRDLKFISTSMTGIFCLGSLLLVLLSSNGYGLAGCWFTLVAFQWSRFSIALRRLTLPNGMLYSEDLTHYQLEKLKSV; encoded by the exons ATGATTCTGAAAACGCCAATTCACCACTCTTACCACCCTAGTCTCCGAACCCCTAACAGAGAATTCAGTCGACGTTCCTGTCTATACAGACCCACTCTCCGAACCTTAAAGCTAAAGAGCAATACGATTTTTATTTCCAATTGCATTTCTCCGAGCGATGAAGTTACTGGGAGCATTGCTCAAATTTCAGcgattgaagaagaaaaggaagaaaacacAGCTGTAGTAGGGAAAACGCATTTCTTCGAAGAGACTTCTGAGCAAAGCAGAGAAGAGTTCTCTGAGAATGAGAGCTTGTGGAGTCAGATGGTGGAAATCGCCAAGTTTTCTGGACCGGCAGTTGGCCTTTGGACTTGCGGCCCATTAATGAGTTTAATTGATACTGCTGTTATTGGTCAAGGAAGCTCCATTGAGCTTGCTGCTTTAG GTCCGGGGACTGTGTTTTGTGATAATACGAGCTATGTGTTTATGTTTCTCTCAATTGCTACTTCAAATTTGGTTGCTACTTCTCTTGCCAGACAG GATAAAAATGAGGTGCAGCATCAGATATCTATCTTGCTGTTTATTGGATTGGCTTGTGGTTTTCTTATGCTTTTCTTTACAAGGTGCTATGGTCCTTGGGCGTTGACTG CTTTTGCAGGGGCAAACAATGCTGAAATCATAACTGCAGCAAACACATACGTTCAG ATTCGAGGCTTAGCATGGCCAGCAATACTAATTGGATGGGTTGCTCAAAGTGCAAG CTTAGGAATGAAAGATTCTTGGGGACCTTTAAAGGCTTTGGCAGTTGCAAGTGCTATTAATGGCATTGGTGACATAGTGTTGTGCAGATTCTTAGGATATGGTATTGCTGGAGCAGCATGGGCGACAATGGTATCTCAG GTTGTTGCAGCTTATATGATGATTAAAGCTCTGAACAGTAAGGGATATAATGGCTTTGCCATCTCTGTTCCATCACGTAATGAACTCCTTCAGATATTATTGCTTGCAGCTCCAGTATTTGTGACAATGATGTCAAAG GTGGCATTTTACTCTCTGCTTGTGTACTTTGCTACATCAATGGGTACAAAAACTATTGCTGCTCATCAG GTCATGATACAAGTGTACTGCATGTGTACCGTATGGGGCGAGCCTCTTTCACAGACGGCACAGTCTTTTATGCCTGAGCTGATATATGGAACTAATCAGAATCTAGCCAAG GCTCGAACAATGCTGAAATCACTCGTCATTATTGGTGCGCTAAGTGGACTGATTTTGGGGTTTATTGGAACATCAGTTCCTTGGCTATTCCCTAAACTCTTTTCGCCTGATCCTGAGGTTATACAGGAG GCTGGACGAGACTTGAAGTTCATTAGTACATCAATGACTGGGATCTTTTGTTTGGGCTCCCTTCTCCTTGTG CTATTAAGCAGCAATGGTTATGGTTTAGCTGGGTGTTGGTTTACACTCGTTGCATTCCAATGG TCTCGGTTTTCTATTGCTCTACGGCGGCTCACTTTACCAAACGGGATGCTTTATTCTGAAGACTTGACCCATTATCAACTCGAGAAGCTGAAATCTGTATAA
- the LOC105169692 gene encoding protein DETOXIFICATION 46, chloroplastic isoform X1 has protein sequence MILKTPIHHSYHPSLRTPNREFSRRSCLYRPTLRTLKLKSNTIFISNCISPSDEVTGSIAQISAIEEEKEENTAVVGKTHFFEETSEQSREEFSENESLWSQMVEIAKFSGPAVGLWTCGPLMSLIDTAVIGQGSSIELAALGPGTVFCDNTSYVFMFLSIATSNLVATSLARQDKNEVQHQISILLFIGLACGFLMLFFTRCYGPWALTAFAGANNAEIITAANTYVQIRGLAWPAILIGWVAQSASLGMKDSWGPLKALAVASAINGIGDIVLCRFLGYGIAGAAWATMVSQVVAAYMMIKALNSKGYNGFAISVPSRNELLQILLLAAPVFVTMMSKVAFYSLLVYFATSMGTKTIAAHQVMIQVYCMCTVWGEPLSQTAQSFMPELIYGTNQNLAKARTMLKSLVIIGALSGLILGFIGTSVPWLFPKLFSPDPEVIQEMHKVLIPYFLALCITPSTHSLEGTLLAGRDLKFISTSMTGIFCLGSLLLVLLSSNGYGLAGCWFTLVAFQWSRFSIALRRLTLPNGMLYSEDLTHYQLEKLKSV, from the exons ATGATTCTGAAAACGCCAATTCACCACTCTTACCACCCTAGTCTCCGAACCCCTAACAGAGAATTCAGTCGACGTTCCTGTCTATACAGACCCACTCTCCGAACCTTAAAGCTAAAGAGCAATACGATTTTTATTTCCAATTGCATTTCTCCGAGCGATGAAGTTACTGGGAGCATTGCTCAAATTTCAGcgattgaagaagaaaaggaagaaaacacAGCTGTAGTAGGGAAAACGCATTTCTTCGAAGAGACTTCTGAGCAAAGCAGAGAAGAGTTCTCTGAGAATGAGAGCTTGTGGAGTCAGATGGTGGAAATCGCCAAGTTTTCTGGACCGGCAGTTGGCCTTTGGACTTGCGGCCCATTAATGAGTTTAATTGATACTGCTGTTATTGGTCAAGGAAGCTCCATTGAGCTTGCTGCTTTAG GTCCGGGGACTGTGTTTTGTGATAATACGAGCTATGTGTTTATGTTTCTCTCAATTGCTACTTCAAATTTGGTTGCTACTTCTCTTGCCAGACAG GATAAAAATGAGGTGCAGCATCAGATATCTATCTTGCTGTTTATTGGATTGGCTTGTGGTTTTCTTATGCTTTTCTTTACAAGGTGCTATGGTCCTTGGGCGTTGACTG CTTTTGCAGGGGCAAACAATGCTGAAATCATAACTGCAGCAAACACATACGTTCAG ATTCGAGGCTTAGCATGGCCAGCAATACTAATTGGATGGGTTGCTCAAAGTGCAAG CTTAGGAATGAAAGATTCTTGGGGACCTTTAAAGGCTTTGGCAGTTGCAAGTGCTATTAATGGCATTGGTGACATAGTGTTGTGCAGATTCTTAGGATATGGTATTGCTGGAGCAGCATGGGCGACAATGGTATCTCAG GTTGTTGCAGCTTATATGATGATTAAAGCTCTGAACAGTAAGGGATATAATGGCTTTGCCATCTCTGTTCCATCACGTAATGAACTCCTTCAGATATTATTGCTTGCAGCTCCAGTATTTGTGACAATGATGTCAAAG GTGGCATTTTACTCTCTGCTTGTGTACTTTGCTACATCAATGGGTACAAAAACTATTGCTGCTCATCAG GTCATGATACAAGTGTACTGCATGTGTACCGTATGGGGCGAGCCTCTTTCACAGACGGCACAGTCTTTTATGCCTGAGCTGATATATGGAACTAATCAGAATCTAGCCAAG GCTCGAACAATGCTGAAATCACTCGTCATTATTGGTGCGCTAAGTGGACTGATTTTGGGGTTTATTGGAACATCAGTTCCTTGGCTATTCCCTAAACTCTTTTCGCCTGATCCTGAGGTTATACAGGAG ATGCACAAGGTATTGATACCTTACTTTCTTGCACTATGTATCACACCCAGTACTCACAGCCTTGAGGGTACCTTATTG GCTGGACGAGACTTGAAGTTCATTAGTACATCAATGACTGGGATCTTTTGTTTGGGCTCCCTTCTCCTTGTG CTATTAAGCAGCAATGGTTATGGTTTAGCTGGGTGTTGGTTTACACTCGTTGCATTCCAATGG TCTCGGTTTTCTATTGCTCTACGGCGGCTCACTTTACCAAACGGGATGCTTTATTCTGAAGACTTGACCCATTATCAACTCGAGAAGCTGAAATCTGTATAA
- the LOC105169691 gene encoding protein DETOXIFICATION 46, chloroplastic, with protein sequence MNFETLTHHLHFHCSYFQTPNRKFNPNFISPKISVRILRCRDNRSVIRNCGYPSRGVDNPIHIFPTEEEKEEAAVVEKMQMFGEVSENIREELSESGSLWDQITEIVKFSGPVVGLWLCGPLMSLIDTAVVGQSSSVELAALGPGTVFSDCASYLFMFLSIATSNLVATSLAQQDKSEVQHQISILLFVGLACGIMMLFFTKFYGRWALTAFAGANNADIITAANTYVQIRGLVWPVWLVGSVAQSASLGMKDSWGPIKALAVASAINGVGDIVLCKFLGLGIAGAAWATMVSQVVAAYMMIDALNKKGYNGFAISIPSPNEFLQIFMLAAPAFVAILSKIGFYSLLVYFATSMGTKTVAAHQVMIQLYCICAVWGEPLSQTAQSFMPELIYGANRSLAKVRQLLKSLVFIGALSGLILGSIGTSLPWLFPKIFSSDHEVIQEMHKVLIPFFIALFAAPPINCLEGTLMAGRDLKFLGISMTGIACLGTLLVKVLSQRGYGLTGCWLALVAFQLSLFTVLLRRLTLPSGILYSEDVTRYEHGKLKTV encoded by the exons ATGAATTTCGAAACCCTAACTCACCACCTTCACTTTCACTGCTCTTATTTCCAAACTCCCAACCGAAAATTCAATCCAAACTTCATTTCACCAAAAATTAGTGTCAGAATCCTAAGGTGCAGAGATAATCGATCCGTTATTAGAAACTGCGGCTACCCGAGCCGCGGAGTCGATAACCCCATTCATATTTTTCCAACTGAGGAAGAAAAGGAAGAGGCGGCTGTAGTGGAGAAAATGCAGATGTTTGGAGAGGTGTCTGAAAATATTAGAGAAGAATTATCGGAGAGTGGCAGTTTGTGGGATCAGATAACTGAAATTGTGAAGTTTTCTGGTCCTGTTGTTGGGCTTTGGCTTTGTGGACCATTGATGAGTTTAATTGATACAGCTGTTGTTGGTCAGAGCAGCTCCGTTGAGCTTGCTGCTTTAG GGCCAGGAACAGTGTTCTCTGATTGTGCAAGCTACCTGTTTATGTTTCTTTCAATTGCCACTTCGAATTTGGTTGCTACATCCCTTGCTCAGCAG GATAAAAGTGAGGTGCAACATCAGATATCTATCTTGCTGTTTGTTGGATTGGCTTGTGGTATCATGATGCTTTTCTTTACTAAGTTTTATGGCCGTTGGGCTTTGACTG CTTTTGCAGGCGCTAATAATGCAGATATCATAACTGCGGCAAATACATATGTTCAG ATACGCGGGTTGGTATGGCCAGTATGGCTTGTTGGATCGGTTGCTCAAAGTGCaag TTTAGGAATGAAAGATTCGTGGGGACCTATCAAAGCTTTGGCAGTTGCAAGTGCTATCAATGGCGTAGGTGATATCGTCTTATGCAAATTCCTAGGATTGGGTATTGCTGGAGCAGCATGGGCCACGATGGTGTCACAG GTTGTTGCAGCTTACATGATGATTGATGCTTTGAACAAGAAAGGGTACAATGGTTTTGCCATCTCTATTCCATCACCTAACGAATTCCTTCAGATATTCATGCTCGCAGCTCCTGCATTTGTGGCAATTTTGTCAAAG ATAGGATTTTACTCTCTGCTTGTGTACTTCGCTACATCAATGGGTACAAAAACTGTTGCTGCTCATCAG GTGATGATACAATTGTACTGCATATGTGCTGTTTGGGGTGAGCCACTTTCTCAAACAGCCCAGTCATTTATGCCTGAACTGATATATGGAGCTAATCGAAGTTTAGCAaag GTTCGACAACTACTGAAGTCGCTGGTCTTTATTGGTGCACTAAGTGGACTGATATTAGGATCTATTGGAACATCACTTCCCTGGCTATTCCCTAAAATCTTTTCCTCTGATCATGAAGTCATACAGGAG ATGCACAAGGTGCTGATCCCTTTCTTTATTGCTCTATTTGCTGCACCACCTATTAATTGCCTCGAAGGCACATTAATG GCTGGAAGAGATTTGAAGTTCCTAGGTATCTCAATGACTGGCATCGCATGTTTGGGGACACTTCTAGTTAAG GTGTTGAGCCAGAGGGGTTATGGATTAACTGGGTGTTGGTTAGCACTTGTTGCATTTCAATTG TCTCTGTTTACCGTTTTGCTGAGACGGCTCACCTTACCTAGTGGGATACTGTACTCTGAAGACGTGACTCGTTATGAACATGGGAAGCTGAAAACTGTATAG